The following are from one region of the Anaeropeptidivorans aminofermentans genome:
- a CDS encoding dicarboxylate/amino acid:cation symporter — MAETKKSVFRLSNTALWSFVAMVAGAFLGLAFPETMSDLKFIGDIWLKCINMIVIPLVLCIVTLAIATQEDAKTLGRLAARIAIYYAITSFAAVAIGLALSMVLKPGSGVNLEGLAATDITETTAFTVEAFVSGLFTNNLFKTFTEGNLLQTMVIAIMFGIALLQVKNKESRAQVIGIIQAVNDMIFAYLNMIIKLTPIGVLFLIADSFGKFGFSIFTSMAGLIGTYWLSILLMTLLVYCTILWIVAKINPIKFIKDTSEVWMFTIATCSGSASIPVALKNVREKFGVPNRIADFCISIGGQLNSHGSALMYGCVLIFISQMYGVPLDLGTMIRIVFVGALISASGGGIPGSGIVKLSIVISTFGLPVEVVGIIAGFYRFFDMGTTTGNVLGDIAGTVTIAKMEENRAKKLGIPFGDDNELAN, encoded by the coding sequence ATGGCAGAAACGAAAAAATCTGTATTTAGGCTTAGCAATACGGCATTGTGGAGTTTTGTCGCAATGGTGGCTGGTGCCTTCCTTGGCTTAGCTTTCCCTGAAACTATGAGTGACCTCAAGTTTATCGGCGATATCTGGCTGAAATGCATCAATATGATTGTTATACCGTTAGTGCTTTGTATCGTTACACTGGCAATTGCAACGCAAGAGGATGCAAAGACCTTGGGACGTTTAGCGGCTCGCATTGCGATTTACTATGCGATAACCTCTTTTGCTGCTGTGGCAATAGGGCTGGCATTGAGCATGGTTTTAAAACCCGGAAGCGGCGTTAATTTAGAGGGACTCGCCGCTACCGACATTACCGAAACTACCGCCTTTACAGTTGAGGCCTTTGTCAGCGGCTTGTTTACGAACAACTTGTTTAAGACCTTCACGGAAGGAAATCTTCTCCAGACTATGGTTATTGCCATTATGTTTGGTATTGCCCTTCTTCAGGTAAAAAACAAAGAGAGCCGGGCACAGGTTATTGGCATCATTCAAGCAGTAAACGATATGATCTTTGCTTATCTTAACATGATTATTAAGCTTACGCCAATCGGTGTTTTGTTTTTGATTGCCGATTCATTTGGAAAATTTGGTTTTTCAATTTTTACCTCAATGGCCGGTCTCATCGGTACTTACTGGCTGAGCATTCTCCTTATGACCTTGTTGGTGTATTGTACAATTCTGTGGATTGTCGCTAAGATTAATCCGATTAAATTTATCAAGGATACATCTGAAGTGTGGATGTTTACCATTGCAACCTGCAGCGGCTCGGCAAGCATTCCTGTTGCTCTTAAAAACGTAAGAGAAAAATTCGGTGTTCCAAACCGAATTGCTGATTTCTGCATTTCCATCGGCGGACAGCTCAATTCACATGGATCTGCGTTGATGTACGGTTGTGTACTTATCTTTATCAGTCAAATGTATGGTGTTCCTCTTGATTTAGGAACCATGATTAGAATTGTTTTTGTAGGGGCATTGATTTCCGCCAGCGGCGGTGGTATCCCAGGCAGCGGTATTGTAAAGCTTTCTATCGTGATTTCAACCTTTGGTCTTCCGGTAGAAGTAGTGGGTATTATTGCAGGCTTTTACCGTTTCTTTGACATGGGAACTACTACCGGTAATGTTCTTGGTGACATAGCCGGCACAGTTACCATAGCCAAAATGGAAGAAAATCGTGCTAAAAAGCTTGGAATACCTTTTGGAGACGATAACGAATTGGCAAACTAA
- a CDS encoding sensor histidine kinase gives MKRHTIRWRIFKYNLIMISMLIVLVSITFNIVVGMYMERDVISQLDKITIRTVNTALHQRPSQFPEFKRPPDSANDSSDDKSVSKGNAERKNSANEDDESDIIFRYYLSLNRSLNEPLSITNADYILLDKEKNLIPSPITDDYDNEDLSRHILEKIKDSSEGFSDKEYLKLNISGTDYIAVVRPLSETNSADLGWIIIFSSLQKVNQLQYQINGILFIILFFISIIAMLLSSNLSKKLSKPFASLTSHIKEISERNFGNKVQIAVYEELQEMVNGINIMSEKLKTYDKAQKTFLQNVSHEFRTPLMSIQSYAEGIKYDVVDKETAVDIILDESKRMASLIGELLYLSRLETIEENYRFEKLNVSKILHSIVDRMNRIALQENINITAENINEEIEILADVEKFSRAITNIISNCIRYAESSVNIEAFKENNTRLIIKIYDDGNGCDAGDISHIFERFYKGRKGNFGLGLSISKNVIERHGGKISVQNQAHGGALFTIELEISSEEI, from the coding sequence ATGAAAAGACATACAATTAGATGGAGAATATTCAAATATAATCTTATTATGATTTCTATGCTGATTGTACTGGTCTCCATAACCTTTAATATTGTAGTGGGCATGTATATGGAAAGAGATGTTATTTCCCAGCTTGATAAAATAACCATACGGACAGTTAATACGGCCCTCCACCAAAGGCCTTCTCAATTTCCGGAATTTAAAAGGCCGCCGGATTCAGCAAATGATTCCAGCGATGATAAGTCCGTATCCAAAGGAAACGCAGAAAGGAAGAATTCAGCCAATGAAGATGATGAATCGGATATTATTTTCCGCTATTATCTGTCATTAAACCGTTCCCTTAATGAGCCGCTTTCTATAACCAATGCGGATTATATTCTTCTGGATAAGGAAAAGAATTTAATCCCCTCTCCTATAACAGATGATTACGACAATGAAGATTTAAGCCGCCATATTCTTGAAAAAATCAAGGATTCGTCTGAAGGCTTCAGCGATAAAGAGTATCTTAAGCTTAATATTTCGGGAACAGATTACATTGCCGTGGTAAGGCCTTTATCTGAAACAAACAGTGCCGATCTCGGCTGGATTATCATATTTTCAAGCCTTCAAAAGGTTAATCAGCTTCAGTATCAAATAAACGGCATCCTTTTTATTATTCTTTTCTTTATTTCCATTATCGCTATGCTGCTATCGTCAAATTTGTCCAAAAAACTTTCAAAACCCTTTGCTTCCTTGACAAGCCATATTAAGGAGATATCCGAGAGGAATTTTGGCAATAAAGTACAAATCGCCGTTTATGAAGAGCTTCAGGAGATGGTTAACGGCATTAATATTATGTCTGAAAAGCTTAAAACCTACGATAAAGCGCAGAAGACCTTTTTGCAGAATGTATCTCATGAATTCAGGACACCCCTTATGTCTATTCAAAGTTATGCCGAAGGCATAAAATATGATGTTGTCGATAAGGAAACGGCTGTAGATATTATCCTTGATGAATCCAAGAGAATGGCATCTCTTATAGGAGAGCTTCTTTATCTTTCCAGGCTCGAAACGATTGAAGAAAATTACCGTTTTGAAAAGCTTAATGTAAGTAAAATCCTTCACTCTATTGTTGACAGAATGAATAGAATCGCTCTTCAGGAAAATATAAATATTACTGCTGAAAATATAAATGAAGAAATTGAAATACTTGCAGACGTGGAGAAGTTTTCAAGAGCTATAACAAATATCATAAGCAATTGCATACGCTATGCAGAGTCTTCGGTAAATATAGAGGCCTTTAAGGAAAACAACACTAGACTAATTATAAAAATATACGATGACGGCAATGGCTGTGATGCCGGTGATATTTCCCACATATTTGAGAGGTTCTATAAAGGCAGAAAGGGAAATTTCGGGCTGGGGCTTTCAATAAGTAAAAATGTTATCGAAAGGCACGGCGGCAAAATATCTGTTCAGAATCAGGCTCATGGCGGAGCCTTGTTTACAATCGAGCTTGAAATAAGCTCTGAAGAAATATAA
- a CDS encoding response regulator transcription factor, which translates to MSKKLIYIADDEVNICNIIKSFLLKEGYEVEAFNNGRALLEAFDLKEPEMVIIDIMMPEMDGYSVCAAIRQKSIIPIIIVSAKDTEPDKIAGLTLGSDDYMTKPFSPMELLARIKSIFRRIELDRTGTDLKNKIELSDIILDADNKLATIEGKNIALTAMEFSLLFYLAENRNRSVSRSELLDKVWGFEAEVETRATDDTVKRLRKKLDYAGSLLKIETVWGYGFKLVSEERL; encoded by the coding sequence ATGAGTAAAAAATTAATTTATATCGCCGATGATGAAGTAAATATATGCAATATAATAAAGTCTTTTCTTCTTAAGGAGGGTTATGAGGTTGAGGCCTTCAATAATGGACGCGCTCTTTTGGAGGCCTTTGACCTGAAGGAACCGGAGATGGTTATCATCGATATCATGATGCCGGAGATGGACGGATATTCCGTATGCGCAGCCATAAGACAAAAAAGCATTATCCCCATTATTATCGTGTCGGCTAAGGATACAGAACCCGATAAAATAGCCGGACTTACATTGGGCAGTGACGATTACATGACGAAGCCTTTCAGCCCTATGGAGCTTTTAGCTAGAATTAAAAGCATATTCAGAAGAATAGAGCTTGACAGAACCGGAACAGATTTAAAAAACAAAATTGAATTATCGGATATTATACTGGATGCAGATAATAAACTTGCTACAATAGAAGGTAAGAATATCGCTCTTACGGCTATGGAATTTTCGCTGCTTTTTTATCTTGCGGAAAACAGAAACCGTTCCGTAAGCAGATCCGAGCTTTTAGATAAAGTTTGGGGCTTTGAAGCGGAGGTGGAAACAAGGGCAACGGATGATACTGTAAAACGTCTTAGAAAAAAATTGGATTACGCAGGCTCTCTTTTAAAAATTGAGACTGTTTGGGGATACGGATTTAAGCTTGTAAGCGAGGAGCGATTATGA
- a CDS encoding S-layer homology domain-containing protein codes for MKKSFMRSITFFLSLMMSFVSIPTVSYAYSEADAIYYDVDIDDYIEFDEDDFNDVCLDLMDTELDYIVFELPDWDEGILYYDYNGDDEEEISSYDEFYYDEEPSISDISFVPDEDCPSEITISYEGVDLDGNYFYGDIIIEVSGSSSDTDTYIEYSVYVDDTVTFDEDDFNDYCQEENNEDLDYVKFTLPSSSKGILYYDYDGDDEEEISSSDKFYYDGEPSISDITFVPDEDCPSEITISYEGVDVEGDYFYGDIVINVSGTSSNTDTYIEYSAYESGTVIFDEDDFNDYCQEENNEDLDYIKFTLPSSSKGILYYDYDGDDEEKISSTDKFYYGGEPSISDITFVPDEDFTGDCEISFSGYDEDGDSIQGTVLISIKKNTQSYSADTISFTGYAGYKISFISSYFNDKCKSLTGSTLDYVHFTVPDASEGTLYYGYASENSYSSLVTEDTDYYYTETFPYLSDVSFVSASGNTSGTSGISYTGYGIDGSSFTGSISITYTALSGFTNITYESKSSQYFKDVGESYSWAANYIDTLYENGIVSGEVSSDGTRMFKPSNSITRGDFLLMLSKAFNLEITETSDNFSDVSEGSYYYNAIAAAKALGIAQGYNNNFYPQAAITREDAMVLALRAMELTGMQVTAGSLTELAVYTDYGLISGYAQEAIASLVKDGIITGSNNNINPKNNITRAEAAVIFHKIKY; via the coding sequence ATGAAAAAAAGCTTTATGCGAAGTATAACATTTTTTCTGTCTTTAATGATGTCTTTCGTTTCCATTCCTACAGTTTCCTATGCTTACAGCGAAGCGGATGCCATTTATTATGATGTAGATATAGATGATTATATTGAATTTGACGAAGATGATTTTAACGATGTATGCCTTGATTTAATGGATACGGAGCTTGACTATATTGTGTTTGAGCTGCCTGATTGGGACGAAGGAATTCTTTATTACGATTATAACGGCGATGATGAAGAGGAAATATCCTCTTATGACGAATTCTATTATGATGAAGAACCTTCCATATCCGATATCTCCTTTGTACCTGATGAAGATTGCCCAAGTGAGATAACAATCAGTTATGAAGGCGTAGACTTAGACGGAAATTATTTTTACGGAGACATCATTATAGAGGTTTCCGGTTCAAGCAGCGATACCGATACGTATATTGAATATTCGGTCTATGTAGATGACACAGTAACCTTTGATGAAGACGATTTTAACGATTACTGCCAGGAGGAAAACAATGAAGATCTCGATTATGTAAAATTTACTTTGCCGTCTTCCTCAAAAGGCATTCTTTATTATGATTACGACGGGGATGATGAGGAAGAGATTTCGTCATCGGATAAGTTTTATTATGACGGGGAGCCTTCCATATCTGATATTACCTTTGTACCCGATGAAGATTGCCCAAGTGAGATAACGATCAGCTATGAGGGCGTAGATGTAGAGGGAGATTACTTTTATGGAGATATCGTCATAAATGTATCCGGCACAAGCAGCAATACCGATACGTATATTGAATATTCAGCATATGAAAGCGGTACAGTAATTTTTGACGAAGACGATTTTAATGATTATTGCCAGGAGGAGAACAATGAAGACCTTGATTATATAAAATTCACCCTGCCGTCTTCCTCAAAAGGCATTCTTTATTATGATTACGATGGGGACGATGAGGAAAAGATTTCATCGACAGATAAGTTTTATTATGGCGGAGAGCCTTCCATATCCGATATTACTTTTGTGCCCGATGAAGATTTTACCGGAGATTGTGAAATAAGCTTCAGTGGTTATGATGAAGACGGAGACTCCATTCAGGGGACAGTTTTAATATCAATTAAGAAAAACACACAATCTTATTCCGCCGATACCATAAGCTTTACAGGATATGCAGGGTATAAAATTTCTTTTATCAGCAGTTATTTCAATGATAAATGTAAAAGCCTTACAGGAAGTACATTGGATTATGTGCATTTTACTGTGCCCGATGCTTCAGAAGGAACCTTATATTACGGCTATGCATCGGAAAATAGCTATTCTTCCTTAGTGACTGAAGACACAGATTATTATTATACAGAGACATTTCCCTATCTGAGTGACGTTTCCTTTGTAAGTGCCTCTGGAAATACATCGGGAACATCCGGTATATCTTACACAGGCTACGGGATAGACGGTTCCTCCTTTACAGGAAGCATAAGCATTACCTATACTGCTTTAAGCGGATTTACAAATATTACATATGAAAGCAAAAGTTCGCAGTACTTTAAAGATGTAGGAGAATCTTATTCCTGGGCCGCAAATTATATTGATACCCTTTATGAAAACGGTATAGTATCCGGTGAAGTTTCTTCCGACGGAACAAGAATGTTTAAGCCTTCAAACAGCATAACAAGAGGAGATTTCCTGCTAATGCTTTCCAAGGCATTTAATTTAGAAATTACAGAAACATCAGATAATTTTTCCGATGTTTCTGAGGGCTCCTATTATTATAATGCCATAGCAGCCGCCAAGGCATTAGGTATAGCCCAAGGCTACAACAATAATTTTTATCCTCAGGCTGCTATTACACGAGAAGATGCTATGGTTCTAGCGCTTCGGGCAATGGAGCTTACAGGAATGCAGGTAACGGCAGGTAGCTTGACAGAGCTTGCAGTCTATACTGATTACGGCTTAATTTCAGGCTATGCCCAGGAAGCTATCGCAAGCTTAGTAAAAGACGGAATCATAACCGGAAGCAACAATAACATTAATCCTAAAAATAATATTACCCGTGCAGAAGCTGCAGTGATATTTCATAAAATTAAATATTAG
- a CDS encoding C-GCAxxG-C-C family protein codes for MDKNEINTLFSKGMDCSQIVLMEMAEKIRCSSFECAKIASAFGGGMGIGDTCGAVTGALMALGIKYGNGRQEDFSSKEILRKKVERFHTEFLNKHKSLICRELTGYDFSKKGEFEKAVKIRIIEEKCPHYVLSALEILNEIL; via the coding sequence ATGGATAAAAATGAAATCAATACCCTGTTTTCCAAGGGAATGGACTGTTCTCAAATAGTTTTAATGGAAATGGCTGAAAAAATAAGATGCAGTTCTTTTGAATGTGCAAAAATAGCCTCTGCTTTTGGCGGCGGCATGGGAATAGGGGATACGTGCGGCGCAGTTACGGGGGCTCTTATGGCTCTTGGCATAAAGTACGGAAATGGCAGGCAAGAAGACTTTTCCTCCAAGGAGATTCTTAGAAAAAAGGTTGAGCGCTTCCACACCGAATTTTTAAATAAGCATAAAAGCCTTATTTGCCGTGAACTAACCGGCTATGATTTTTCCAAAAAGGGTGAATTTGAAAAAGCAGTAAAAATAAGGATTATCGAAGAAAAATGCCCTCACTATGTCCTCAGCGCCTTGGAGATATTAAATGAAATTTTATAA
- a CDS encoding (Fe-S)-binding protein gives MSHGNLVVKWNQALSFSPLMAKSTKGPSVFWPGCAALKLDSAFIGNAYNILKRSVPQLGFSSFCCGKPTFAVGIEKEKDKKNILLSKYFKEYGINTIYTLCPNCKLTLENKYNINVIPAWPVIAENLRADDKKDKIFKDTYILHDPCASREDKASHEAIRQILSYFEIDFQEFTHCKEKAQCCGRKNMIFLTEPETSKKMLQNRIKDANNLPIITYCESCVEAFREGHKEAFHILELIDGSFSERSFLNRINNANKFKN, from the coding sequence ATGAGCCATGGAAATTTAGTTGTAAAATGGAATCAGGCTTTATCCTTTTCTCCTTTAATGGCTAAAAGTACCAAAGGCCCTTCTGTATTCTGGCCTGGCTGCGCCGCATTGAAACTTGACAGTGCATTCATTGGAAATGCTTATAATATATTAAAACGCTCTGTTCCCCAGCTGGGATTCTCAAGCTTTTGCTGCGGAAAGCCCACCTTTGCAGTAGGAATTGAAAAGGAAAAGGATAAAAAAAACATCTTGCTTTCAAAATATTTTAAAGAATACGGGATAAATACAATTTATACCTTATGCCCTAATTGCAAGCTTACCCTCGAAAATAAATATAATATCAACGTTATTCCGGCATGGCCTGTTATCGCTGAAAATTTAAGAGCAGATGATAAAAAGGATAAAATATTTAAAGATACTTATATCCTTCATGACCCTTGCGCCTCAAGAGAAGACAAAGCCTCTCATGAAGCCATAAGGCAAATTTTAAGTTATTTTGAAATAGATTTTCAAGAGTTCACACATTGTAAAGAAAAAGCCCAATGTTGCGGAAGAAAGAATATGATTTTTCTTACGGAACCCGAAACTTCTAAAAAAATGCTTCAAAACCGTATAAAGGATGCCAATAACCTTCCTATTATTACATACTGTGAATCCTGTGTAGAGGCGTTCAGAGAGGGACATAAAGAAGCTTTTCATATTCTTGAACTAATTGACGGCTCTTTCTCCGAAAGAAGCTTTTTAAACAGAATAAATAATGCAAACAAGTTTAAAAACTAG
- a CDS encoding TVP38/TMEM64 family protein, which yields MKSFKGRKKILLLGIILIFILAYFFVPTVNETLNHIFSLLSSMDVDSVITYIRSFGPWAALISFLLMILQSIAAPIPAFLITFANASVFGWWQGAILSWTSAMAGAALCFFIAKILGRDAVLKLTNKLALEQIDVFFERYGKNTVLICRLLPFVSFDIVSYAAGLTSMNFWPFFIATGIGQLPATIIYSYVGGMLTGGARLFVTGLLILFALSAAAFLLKAIYNNKHSKEEKQ from the coding sequence ATGAAAAGTTTTAAAGGAAGAAAAAAAATACTGCTTCTCGGGATTATATTAATTTTTATATTGGCGTATTTTTTTGTTCCGACCGTAAATGAAACCTTAAATCACATATTCTCGCTTCTTTCTTCTATGGATGTGGATTCGGTTATTACTTACATACGCTCATTTGGACCTTGGGCGGCGCTGATTTCTTTCCTTCTTATGATTTTGCAGTCTATTGCGGCACCAATCCCCGCTTTTTTAATAACTTTTGCCAATGCATCGGTTTTCGGCTGGTGGCAAGGAGCTATCCTTTCTTGGACAAGCGCCATGGCAGGAGCTGCCCTTTGTTTTTTTATAGCTAAAATTTTAGGAAGAGACGCTGTTCTTAAACTTACAAATAAACTTGCTTTAGAGCAAATAGATGTATTTTTTGAAAGATACGGCAAAAACACCGTTCTTATATGCAGGCTCCTTCCATTTGTATCCTTTGATATCGTAAGCTATGCAGCAGGTCTTACGAGCATGAACTTCTGGCCCTTTTTTATAGCAACAGGGATAGGCCAGCTTCCGGCTACCATTATTTATTCTTACGTTGGCGGAATGCTTACAGGAGGCGCCCGCCTTTTTGTGACAGGGCTTTTAATCCTTTTCGCTTTAAGTGCCGCCGCCTTTTTGTTAAAGGCTATATATAACAATAAACATAGTAAAGAGGAAAAACAATGA
- a CDS encoding rhodanese-like domain-containing protein, producing MRNKLLLIASIFIFSAFIMAGCGSDSKKEAAQGETIEYQYIQAEDLKKDIDEGGDGYIILDVRKKEDYDSSHIKGAFSGDVDSIVSAEDKELATNNLKAALKEATGSEEGNKDSKYVLVCYSGKRYAQGATGILSELGIPEGNIYTLEGGNKNWVELGDDYISLME from the coding sequence ATGAGAAATAAACTTTTATTAATTGCAAGCATTTTTATTTTCAGTGCATTTATAATGGCCGGCTGCGGAAGTGACAGTAAAAAAGAAGCAGCACAAGGTGAGACAATAGAGTATCAGTATATTCAGGCCGAGGATTTAAAAAAGGATATTGATGAAGGCGGAGACGGATACATAATCTTAGATGTAAGAAAAAAGGAAGATTATGATTCATCCCATATAAAAGGAGCTTTCTCAGGTGATGTTGATTCCATAGTAAGCGCTGAAGATAAAGAATTAGCTACAAATAATCTTAAGGCAGCACTTAAAGAAGCTACAGGAAGCGAAGAAGGAAACAAGGACAGCAAATACGTTTTAGTTTGCTATTCAGGAAAGAGATATGCGCAAGGAGCAACAGGAATACTCTCTGAATTGGGCATTCCCGAGGGCAATATATATACTCTTGAAGGCGGGAACAAAAACTGGGTAGAGCTTGGAGATGATTATATAAGCTTAATGGAGTAA
- a CDS encoding rhodanese-like domain-containing protein gives MKKRLILGMLISLAISVSGCSGNTDKAQTHNQPPKDQKVQVSNSENPAKPEEHEKTEAPAVDSKLILENLNNSKYIIVDTRINDAYNGWKVDGIKRGGHIPGAVDFSANWLNVEKEDKEALLQEALDAKGITPDKTVVLYDIDTKNAENVKKYLEGKGFKDILIYDFNEWINDDSLELEKYKNYQLVVPAYIVKEAIDGKTPESFEPSAKIKIVESSWGEESETYSKGHVPTAFHINTDGFEPPPAWMLDSDENLQKWALQHGFTADDTVIVTSADQMAAYRLAVVLRYIGVSDVRVLNGGNDAWTRAGYELETKSNKPEPAESFGADIPGNPDIIVTIPELKECLQMSDTCVLVDNRGWDEYIGESSGYSYHDKKGRIPGAVFGYAGVNGSGDLSYYRNIDNTIRNQKEIEALWQSQSIDTQKHMMFMCGSGWRAAEVLTYANVYGYENSALYSDGWIGWSNDAENPVEIGEPINNEKETASNNLMDTDDIPSCCSSGN, from the coding sequence ATGAAAAAAAGACTTATCTTAGGCATGTTAATATCCTTGGCTATATCGGTTTCAGGCTGCTCCGGCAATACCGATAAGGCCCAGACTCATAATCAGCCACCAAAAGACCAGAAAGTTCAAGTGTCTAATAGCGAAAACCCAGCAAAGCCGGAAGAACATGAAAAGACGGAAGCACCTGCGGTAGATTCAAAATTAATACTGGAAAATTTGAATAATAGCAAATATATAATTGTTGATACTCGAATAAATGACGCATATAACGGCTGGAAGGTTGACGGCATTAAAAGAGGAGGGCATATTCCGGGGGCAGTGGATTTTTCAGCTAATTGGCTTAATGTAGAAAAAGAAGATAAAGAAGCGCTTCTTCAGGAAGCTCTCGATGCCAAGGGCATTACGCCTGATAAAACAGTTGTCCTTTACGATATAGATACTAAAAATGCTGAAAATGTAAAAAAGTATTTAGAAGGCAAAGGCTTTAAAGATATTTTGATATATGATTTTAATGAATGGATTAATGATGATTCTTTGGAACTTGAAAAGTATAAGAATTATCAGCTTGTCGTTCCGGCTTACATAGTAAAAGAAGCTATTGACGGAAAAACACCCGAAAGCTTTGAGCCGTCTGCTAAGATAAAAATTGTTGAATCAAGCTGGGGAGAAGAAAGCGAAACTTATTCCAAAGGGCATGTGCCTACGGCCTTTCATATAAATACAGATGGATTTGAGCCGCCTCCGGCATGGATGCTTGACAGTGATGAAAACCTTCAAAAATGGGCCTTGCAGCATGGCTTTACCGCAGATGATACGGTTATAGTAACAAGCGCTGATCAAATGGCGGCCTACCGTTTAGCAGTCGTATTAAGATATATAGGGGTATCCGACGTAAGAGTATTAAACGGCGGAAACGACGCATGGACAAGGGCCGGATACGAGCTTGAAACTAAAAGCAATAAGCCCGAACCTGCTGAAAGCTTCGGAGCAGATATTCCCGGAAACCCGGATATCATTGTGACGATTCCCGAACTTAAAGAATGTTTGCAAATGTCTGATACATGCGTTTTGGTCGATAACAGAGGTTGGGACGAGTATATAGGAGAATCCAGCGGATATAGCTATCATGATAAAAAGGGAAGAATCCCGGGAGCTGTTTTTGGCTACGCAGGGGTAAATGGTTCAGGAGACTTGAGCTATTATAGAAATATCGATAATACCATCAGAAACCAAAAAGAAATAGAAGCGCTGTGGCAGTCCCAGTCCATAGATACGCAAAAACATATGATGTTTATGTGCGGAAGCGGCTGGAGAGCAGCGGAAGTTCTGACCTACGCCAATGTATACGGATATGAAAACAGTGCTTTATATAGCGACGGCTGGATCGGCTGGAGCAACGATGCCGAAAACCCTGTTGAAATAGGAGAGCCGATAAATAATGAAAAAGAGACTGCTTCTAATAATCTTATGGATACTGACGATATTCCTTCTTGTTGCTCCTCTGGTAATTAA
- a CDS encoding TVP38/TMEM64 family protein, whose product MKNKKIWVFLIFSALILILARYFNLGSYLFEEKGINTLKNIINENYILAAGLYIVFTAAACVLLALPGLTFAVAAGILFGPWAGSILCLAGTTLGAVLSFAAGRYFLKDAVKPMIEKNKLLKKVIFTDKPENEIILLMITRLLPVFPFNLQNFAYGITDISIVKYTMATFIFMIPGVLLFTLATSGIINETERADLFFIVLIIAAVMVLLSVYVKRIYKKINSPKEEAYEK is encoded by the coding sequence ATGAAAAATAAAAAAATATGGGTGTTTTTAATATTTTCTGCATTGATTTTAATATTGGCAAGATATTTTAATCTTGGAAGTTATTTATTTGAAGAAAAAGGAATTAACACTCTTAAAAACATAATAAATGAAAATTATATTCTTGCAGCAGGATTATACATTGTTTTTACGGCGGCAGCCTGTGTTTTATTGGCTTTGCCCGGCTTAACCTTTGCCGTAGCGGCAGGGATTTTATTCGGCCCATGGGCAGGAAGTATTCTATGCCTTGCCGGAACTACCCTGGGGGCGGTTTTATCCTTTGCTGCCGGAAGGTATTTTTTAAAGGATGCCGTAAAGCCCATGATAGAAAAAAATAAACTGCTTAAGAAGGTCATTTTTACAGATAAGCCTGAAAATGAAATAATACTTTTAATGATAACAAGGCTATTGCCTGTTTTTCCTTTTAACCTTCAAAACTTTGCTTACGGAATTACCGATATAAGCATTGTAAAATATACCATGGCTACTTTTATATTTATGATACCAGGGGTTCTTCTTTTTACTCTGGCAACCTCCGGCATTATAAATGAAACAGAAAGAGCAGATCTCTTCTTCATTGTATTAATCATAGCTGCGGTGATGGTTCTATTAAGTGTATATGTTAAACGTATTTATAAAAAAATTAATTCTCCAAAGGAAGAAGCCTATGAAAAATAG